Proteins encoded in a region of the Sebastes fasciatus isolate fSebFas1 chromosome 9, fSebFas1.pri, whole genome shotgun sequence genome:
- the slc35f3b gene encoding solute carrier family 35 member F3 isoform X2, protein MKKHSARVAPLSACNSPVLTLTKVEGEDRIRENVVGPTDAQTASAAAGAESSTNKRRLHCCIRVTTVQVQKALWGVAMVMCVCSSWAGSTQLAKLTFKQFDAPFTLTWFATSWNSLFFPLYYIGHLCKSPERQTPRQRFRECCRFFGDDGLTPKVFFTKVAPFGLLWILTNYLYLQALRKINTTDVSALFCCNKAFVFLLSWIVLRDRFMGVRIVAAILAIAGIVMMTYADGFHSHSVIGITLVVASASMSALYKVLFKMVLGSAKFGEAALFLSIVGSANFVFISFVPVILYFTHVEYIGSLADVPWLYLCGVAALQFAFNVLVNFGIAITYPTLISLGIVLSVPVNAMVDLYTCEINFNTVRLIAVFIICLGFLMLLLPEDWDQCIIQLSTKLRKKRDEPAEGNGEAGATTSLNWRGRSRPSMTTFAH, encoded by the exons ATGAAGAAACACTCCGCAAGGGTTGCCCCGCTGTCCGCCTGCAACAGTCCGGTGCTCACCCTCACCAAAGTGGAAG GAGAAGACCGCATCAGGGAGAATGTGGTGGGCCCCACAGATGCACAGACGGCTAGTGCTGCGGCCGGAGCGGAGTCCAGCACCAACAAACGGCGGCTCCACTGCTGCATCAGAGTAACAACCGTACAGGTGCAGAAGGCCCTGTGGGGAGTAGCCATGGTTATGTGCGTGTGCTCCTCCTGGGCGGGCTCCACACAGCTGGCCAAGCTGACCTTCAAGCAGTTTGACGCCCCCTTCACCCTTACCTGGTTCGCCACCTCCTGGAACAGCCTCTTCTTCCCCCTCTACTACATCGGCCACCTGTGCAAGAGTCCAGAGAGGCAGACGCCCAGACAGAGATTCAG GGAGTGCTGTAGGTTTTTCGGGGACGACGGGCTCACACCCAAGGTGTTTTTCACCAAGGTAGCTCCCTTTGGCCTGCTGTGGATCCTCACCAACTACCTGTACCTGCAGGCCCTCAGGAAGATCAACACAACAGACGTGTCAGCACTCTTCTGTTGTAACAAGGCCTTCGTCTTCCTGCTGTCTTGGATTGTACTTAGAGACCGCTTCATGGGGGTCAGG aTAGTAGCTGCTATCTTGGCCATAGCAGGCATTGTAATGATGACCTATGCGGATGGATTCCACAGCCACTCGGTCATCGGCATTACTTTGGTCGTGGCCTCTGCTTCGATGTCAGCGCTCTACAAG GTGCTCTTCAAGATGGTCCTGGGCAGTGCCAAATTTGGAGAGGCTGCACTCTTTCTGAGCATCGTTGGAAGCGCCAACTTTGTTTTCATCAGCTTTGTGCCGGTCATCCTGTATTTTACACACGTGGAGTACATCGGCTCACTCGCAGACGTCCCCTGGCTCTACCTCTGTGGGGTCGCAGCCCTGCAGTTTG CTTTCAACGTCCTGGTGAACTTTGGCATTGCGATAACGTACCCAACATTAATCTCCCTTGGCATCGTCCTAAGTGTTCCTGTAAATGCCA TGGTGGACCTCTACACATGTGAAATTAACTTCAACACAGTGCGCCTCATTGCTGTGTTCATCATTTGCCTGGGCTTCCTCATGCTGCTGTTACCGGAGGACTGGGACCAGTGCATCATCCAGCTCAGCACGAAGCTGCGCAAGAAGCGTGACGAGCCAGCAGAGGGCAACGGCGAGGCAGGCGCCACCACAAGCCTCAACTGGAGAGGGAGATCCAGGCCTTCCATGACAACATTTGCACATTGA